The Megalobrama amblycephala isolate DHTTF-2021 unplaced genomic scaffold, ASM1881202v1 scaffold201, whole genome shotgun sequence genome contains a region encoding:
- the hexim1 gene encoding protein HEXIM1 gives MELIKEETAPEDDSRGRQRDGLTSVIPSKQVQRNQLEICPGLVSGDIHPMCRGRDRSDPEPKAGDAASDDGFPADKTSNKRDSGCTRLNTEGLSDGRQGKKKHRRRPSKKKRRWKPYFKLTWEEKKELDERETARASRVRAEMFAKGLPVAPYNTTQFLMEEHDREEPDLNTELAGRKSGAIRSDDTASEDENFEAEEDDEEEGGGGGGGVGGGSDGMGRPGHAGGEFLQRDFSETYERYHVETLQNMSKQELVREYLELEKCMSRLEEENNWLRHVRRNPESSADGTGAQRVRELEIEVERLRAENNELLLKAPKSKGPGLNLSQSS, from the coding sequence ATGGAGCTTATTAAAGAAGAAACTGCACCGGAGGATGACAGCAGAGGGCGGCAGAGAGATGGTCTGACAAGTGTCATCCCCTCGAAGCAAGTGCAAAGAAATCAACTGGAGATCTGTCCGGGTCTGGTGTCTGGAGATATACATCCTATGTGCCGCGGCCGGGATAGGAGCGATCCGGAGCCCAAGGCTGGCGACGCAGCAAGTGACGACGGGTTTCCTGCGGACAAAACAAGTAATAAGAGAGACTCTGGATGCACGAGACTAAACACCGAGGGGCTGTCAGATGGCCGCCAGGGCAAGAAGAAGCACAGACGGCGACCCTCCAAAAAAAAGCGCCGCTGGAAGCCTTACTTCAAATTAACCTGGGAGGAGAAAAAAGAGCTGGATGAACGCGAGACTGCGCGGGCGTCGCGGGTGCGTGCTGAAATGTTCGCCAAAGGTCTCCCCGTCGCCCCATACAACACTACCCAGTTCCTGATGGAGGAACACGACCGCGAAGAACCTGACCTCAACACAGAGCTGGCCGGTCGAAAATCCGGGGCGATCCGCTCCGATGACACGGCCAGTGAGGATGAGAATTTTGAGGCCGAAGAAGACGACGAGGAGGAGGGCGGCGGCGGTGGCGGCGGCGTTGGAGGAGGTAGCGACGGTATGGGCAGACCCGGGCACGCAGGTGGGGAGTTTTTGCAGAGAGACTTCTCTGAGACCTATGAGAGGTACCACGTCGAGACTCTCCAAAATATGTCCAAGCAAGAACTTGTTAGGGAATACCTGGAGCTGGAAAAGTGCATGTCGCGGTTAGAGGAGGAGAACAACTGGCTCCGTCACGTCCGGAGAAATCCCGAATCCTCAGCTGACGGCACTGGCGCTCAGCGCGTGCGGGAACTGGAGATTGAGGTGGAGAGACTGAGAGCCGAGAATAACGAGTTATTACTCAAAGCCCCCAAAAGTAAAGGACCAGGACTCAACCTGTCTCAGTCGAGCTGA